Within the Tachysurus fulvidraco isolate hzauxx_2018 chromosome 3, HZAU_PFXX_2.0, whole genome shotgun sequence genome, the region agtactgcattatcagaactgttaGTCATCAAATCacctgtatatattacacattactgctgctgcatattgtacaaaaagcataatattgcacaatattgttatttgcactctcacactttatgtacataactgatcagtcatattctatattaatatttaatactcattctttCTATATGGTATCTCATCGtctgtatagtttgtatagtatatgttagtatatgttatttatgtctgtacttttgagagtcacaaacagctggaaccaaattcctcgTGTGTCAACATACTTGGTCATGGCCACTGCGTGGCAGTAGTGATGTGCGActctaaaaaaaagtgcagtgaCGTGAAGAAGAAGCCAAATCGGAAGTAGAAATCTATCCGGAAGTTAGCGCTAGTTGGGAAGTTAAAAATGGAAGCtgctgtgtttattctctcGCTTGTCGACTGCTGCGCCTTGATTTTCCTGTCTGTGTACTTTGTATCCTTTCCACCGTATTTTAATTCCATGTATATCAGTGACTGGTTTCAGTTCCCATATTACCCAATGTTGTAATCTTCAGTATTTAGCCGTTTAGCTTCATTAGCACTGAGGCGTCTCACACAGCTAAAGGTTGCTTTTGTCtgaataatgtaatataacTAATGTTAAACATTGAACATGGTACTTTTTATCCGATCGCGACAGTATTATGATATTTAAAGCAGTAAACAGATTTTATTCACCCCtgatggtgatgtgtgtgtgtgtgtgtgtgtgtgtgtgtgtgtgtgtgtgtgtgtgtgtgtgtgtgtatatatatatatatatgtatgtatgtgtgtgtgtgtgtatatgtgtgtatatatatatgtatgtgtgtgtgtgtgtatatatatatatatatatatatatgtatttatatgtgtacacacatatgtttgtgcgtgtgtgtatgtatgtgtgtgtgttcgtgcgtgTGTGGATTTACTTAGCAGGATGTTCGCTAACTTCCTATGTTGTAGTTTCTGTCCTAATCCAACCGACCTTAACTTCCCATGCAGATAATCACTCTGTCTGATCTTGAATGTGACTACATTAATGCCCGAGCTTGCTGTTCAAAGCTAAACAAAGTAGGTATCCGTGAGGTTTCCTATTACACAGAGTAGGATGGATGTATTTTCTTAACTAGTCgatattttcatgtttttcctTTGCTTGTTGACACGTTAAGATCATCAcagttttgtcttgtttttatcagctgtgaaagaagagaaagttgttgtatttaaatatttcaattttgGGTTTTACTTGTAGCACAGATGCACAGATTTAAAAGCTAAAACCTTACCAAACTGCCTTCCGTATTGGATTTTTGCTTGATGGTTTGACGAGCAACAACATGACTAATCTGTTTATTCTCTTTGTGTAGTGGGTTATACCCGAGCTGATCGGCCAAGCTCTAGCCACATTGCTAATGCTAGTCTCCATGCACTGGTTTATTTTCCTCCTCAATGTACCGGTGGCATCGTGGAATGTTTACAGGTGAactgtactttttattttattggaaaTGTTGCAAACAGGATGCTCTTAAAACAAGTTTTGCTAACCtatgcatgttttctttttacaagATATTTGAAGGTTCCTATGGGTAACATGGGAGTGTTCGACCCAACAGAGATCCACAACAGAGGACAGTTAAAGTCCCATATGAAAGAAGCCATGATCAAATTAGGTTTCCACCTACTGTGCTTTTTCATCTATTTGTACAGGTAAAACAAATGCATATTGGTCAGAAACGTATACACTGATGCACCTTTTGTATTAAATGACTTTTATATGGTCATCTTTGATAAACCATCACATCCAGATGTGTTTTTGATTCTGGATTCAGTCCCTTTTTCTGTTCTGGCTGTACTTTTCTGGCAAGGTTCTTAGCTAGATGtgggatttgtgtttattcagccacaagagcattagtgaggtcaggcttTGGGCAGCCTGGGGTGCAGCTGGCAGTcgcagttcatcccaaaggtgtttggTGGGGCTAAAGTCAAAATTTTTGAGTTTTTCTATTTCTACTCCTTCCACCTTGGCAAAGCATGTCTTTATGCACTTCAAATTGTGCACaggatcattgtcatgctggaatagGTTTGAACATTTTAGTTTCAAGAGGACAAGATTTATAATTCTACAGCATATAGACATTCTATATTGTTTGGTTCCAACTTTGGGGCAACAGTTTGggaaagaaccacatatggatgtgatggtcaggtgtccacatacttatGGTGTGTCAgcactttttaaatgtttacagttAAGGTTTGTTTATCAGTAGAGCTTTTCAAGTGAGAATTTCATTAGTTAACCCAGCTCGCTGTTGTGTGCTACCCAGTGCATGTGCTGCTTCCCCTGGAACTCTAATTGCGTGGTAGCCAAAATAACGTAAtaacatacagagagagattttgttAAGTTTATTAATACATGCCAAGAGATTATACTTCTCTAACAAAGTTTCCAATGTAGTGTAAATCAATGTAGCAATTCATTAATGTGGCATTGTCACCTTTCTCACACATTGAAGTGTCTAACTGTGAAGTGAAGGCAGGAAAGTTTGGATTGCGTCGtgtcagcattttattttattcagctaTAGCAGTGTTTCCAAATAATCCGCATGTTCCTGATTCTTACACAGTTGTAAGGCTTTTTGTTTCATTCTTAGTTCATTCCAAGAGCTATTTTAGTCATTTCATACAACAGTTAACCACACAGCCCAGAGAAACATGAGCAATACTACAAAGTAATTACTGTTGACGTTGAAGGTCATGTGTGGCATTGCACATTCATGATCTGCTTGTATGAACAGTCTTTCTAAAATGTTATTTCACTGTGTAGcattatacacatttatgtcTATTGATTTTGAAGACAGGATAAACCAATCTTGTATAATGGGCAGTTTAAACAGGCAATATTTTTTAAGTGAAGAATATTGCATAGTATTTATACAAGAGTTAAATGAGAGCTAGTAGACAAGGTTTAATTTTCAAATGAAAAGTTAAACAGCAACTCTCCAGTAACTAGACCCTGCTGTCTGTTTAGGGTTTCTGTACCTGTTACCTCCTGTTTTAACCTCTGTCCATTTAGCCCCTTGCCTGGATAGATTCACGCTCACTAATGCTGTCTCTGGTTTCACTTCCAGTATGATCCTGGCACTGATCAATGATTGATGCAGCAGAGACGCAAGAACCCCAACTGCCAAAACCATAAACTGTCCAATTTGTGCTGTGAATACGGTCATCTCTCACAGCTAAAgccaatacaaaaaaaaaaatacaaaaaaaaagacaaacacagcaTCAATCCACACTCCAGCAGACACATCCTCATGCTATAATCATCTCCTTATTCAGTCGACTCGAGAGACTGGCGTTCCTGTGTGTTGTTTGCTCACATATTTGCATTGATGTAAagctttgtgtattttttattatttttttttattccgcTGTTTTTAAAGGCTCTCAAGCTGTAGCACTGTTCCCATCTTGCGCTGCTTCTCAGGGCTGAATCAACAAGACAATCTCACTGACTCATCAGAGCAACCGATAAGCTTACAGCTCGTGAGCACGTCATCTCTCCACACGCTTGTCTTAAATGTGCTGTCATTCTAAATGTGTCCACCTGTCTCCCAGATGGACACTTTTGAATTTTGTAAATTGCTGGAATAAgctgtgtataatgtttttatgttctttGCTTACTGTTATTACTAAGAATGGTTTTAAATTGtaagcacattttttattgaccAACTTGCCATGATTTAGAGAGAAGTTAGAACATATTTCACGTACAATTAACGCAAAGGTTTGTGTCCCTGTTTTCTGCAGTGTTATTCCTATGTTTCGGGGTGTCATCATTACCTCTATGCCTTCTGGTTTTCATTTTAACAAATCTATCAGTTCATCTGCCCAGCTGCAGTTTGTTGGTGTGAGCCATTCTCACATTCATTATTAAAGTTGAGTCCAGTTAGAATGAAAATCACTATGCCGCTCAGGGGTATGAAGCTGGGAATTCCTGCTGTGATGTATCTTTTTAGGTTTTTGGTTGTAGTCTTAAGGCAGCGGTCTGACAAAATCAATTGAGATATAGCTTTAGCACTAGCATTTCTGCTGTCATTGGTTTTGTGTATGCTATTATAACATGATGCAAAAGTTTCTCCTTGCTGGCGGTAGCTCCTGGACCTTACACTGATCCATGaactaaaatatttttccaGACAGTCCTAGAGTGTGCCACACAAATCAGGGATGCGAGCATTACATTGTATTTCCATTTAAAAGTAATCCTGGCAATTCTCTGAAAGTTAAATTTGtagtttttattccttttagggatttttttccccattttgtAAGCATAATCGTGTAATTCTTGCAGATGTGGTTATCTTTGAATCACCATTTGCCAACTCGAGATTCCATTGGAGTCTTTAAACGTATAAAATAACCCATGACAggttcatttattaaaattcatacacaaacatttcttttccaaaACTAATTTAGGACTTTATTAAGTCATTATAGGCTACAGAGATGTAAATTG harbors:
- the cnih4 gene encoding protein cornichon homolog 4 gives rise to the protein MEAAVFILSLVDCCALIFLSVYFIITLSDLECDYINARACCSKLNKWVIPELIGQALATLLMLVSMHWFIFLLNVPVASWNVYRYLKVPMGNMGVFDPTEIHNRGQLKSHMKEAMIKLGFHLLCFFIYLYSMILALIND